A single genomic interval of Astyanax mexicanus isolate ESR-SI-001 chromosome 4, AstMex3_surface, whole genome shotgun sequence harbors:
- the LOC125801211 gene encoding uncharacterized protein LOC125801211 isoform X1, whose protein sequence is MTRSKTLEIIPCPESGYTPLYLTTEAGVGSSILYVRPLQANLSMERISTPTSSGGPTIQCLYCKQFMRQASIPTHVDVCSRHNSDGRTGRHGNNRRREHIEAERTQDGIGRHQEREGRQQEREGRQQEREGRQQEREDRQQEREDGQQKETEDGNTTPGEMGNRNSTDNEHRDLRQRQSGSCTSEEWKTEPDITKAVDIYRHQLLKAAESEEDLTIKLNMGHSPEDRERAILQFYKAPNINWARNLTVVLQGDAALGDGVKRFFFSQTISKLQFGFELNIEGPGKTLFFLGEEDHQLPSTSKILLDSGLYVVAGRMIGHSILHGGPGLSSLSPSVFSSLIGQDEEHVCLQDCPDTDLREIIQELDGDDDLSQSQTSKMNVLCLSWDLPFVNTENRRWLAEKVLVHALSVGLENKSLTQI, encoded by the exons ATGACACGGTCCAAAACGCTTGAGATAATTCCATGTCCAGAGAGTGGATACACACCCTTGTATCTCACCACAGAGGCAGGGGTTGGTTCTTCAATCCTTTATGTGAGACCACTTCAAGCCAATCTTAGCATGGAAAGA ATATCTACTCCTACATCGTCAGGTGGTCCAACCATACAGTGCCTGTACTGCAAGCAATTCATGAGACAGGCATCCATCCCTACACATGTTGATGTTTGTTCAAG ACATAATTCAGACGGTAGGACAGGCAGGCATGGAAACAACAGACGAAGGGAGCATATAGAAGCTGAAAGGACTCAAGATGGTATTGGAAGGCACCAGGAAAGAGAGGGCAGACAACAGGAAAGAGAGGGCAGACAACAGGAAAGAGAGGGCAGACAACAGGAAAGAGAGGACAGACAACAGGAAAGAGAGGACGGACAACAAAAGGAGACAGAAGATGGGAACACCACTCCAGGGGAAATGGGAAATCGGAACAGTACAGACAATGAACATAGAGACTTGAggcagagacaaagtggtagttGCACTAGTGAAG AGTGGAAAACTGAGCCAGATATTACGAAAGCAGTTGACATTTACAGACATCAACTGTTGAAAGCTGCTGAGTCTGAGGAGGATCTGACAATCAAACTGAACATGGGACATAGTCCAGAGGACCGGGAGAGGGCTATTCTGCAGTTTTACAAAGCCCCCAACATAAACTGGGCCCGAAACCTTACTGTGGTTTTACAAG GTGATGCTGCATTGGGAGATGGCGTCAAAAGattctttttttcacaaacaatATCAAAACTACAGTTTGGTTTTGAACTGAACATAG aaggtCCTGggaaaacccttttttttcttgGAGAGGAAGATCACCAGTTGCCATCGACATCTAAAATTCTTCTAGACAGTGGACTCTATGTGGTTGCTGGACGAATGATAGGACACTCAATCCTGCATGGCGGCCCAGGATTGAGTAGTTTGAGTCCTTCAGTTTTTAGCTCTCTGATTGGCCAAGATGAAGAGCATGTATGCCTACAAGATTGTCCAGACACGGACCTCCGAGAAATAATTCAAGAG CTTGATGGAGATGATGACCTTAGCCAGAGCCAGACGTCAAAAATGAATGTTCTCTGCCTTAGCTGGGACTTGCCGTTTGTTAACACTGAGAATCGAAGGTGGCTTGCAGAGAAAGTGCTAGTGCATGCGCTAAGTGTTGGTCTTGAGAACAAAAGTTTGACacaaatttaa
- the LOC125801506 gene encoding uncharacterized protein LOC125801506 isoform X1, whose protein sequence is MHRWRIVIHGAIDGFSRLVVYLQASANNRADTVYKHFWQATQKYGIPSRERSDKGGENRDVASFMISTRGMNRSSHIAGRSVHNQRIERLWRDVYLCVTDLFHTLFRSLESEGILSPDNDLHIFALHWVFLPRLQQHLDSFVEGWNNHPLRTERNQSPQQLWHTNSNSPASPDPPQVDELYGVDWRGPPGDRDLALVIPEVQLSRVLSQEELSRLPQQNRTNDDYGVASYIQALGLLTNWFG, encoded by the exons ATGCACAGGTGGCGTATTGTCATACATGGAGCTATTGATGGCTTCAGCAGACTGGTGGTCTACCTGCAAGCTTCTGCCAACAATCGTGCAgacactgtttacaaacacttctGGCAGGCAACACAGAAATATGGCATCCCGTCACGAGAACGTAGTGACAAGGGAGGGGAGAACAGAGACGTTGCTTCCTTTATGATTAGTACCAGGGGAATGAACCGCAGTTCACACATTGCTGGGAGAAGCGTGCACAATCAAAG AATTGAGCGCCTTTGGAGGGATGTTTACCTCTGTGTAACAGATCTGTTCCACACACTTTTCAGGAGTTTAGAGAGTGAGGGCATCCTGTCTCCAGACAATGACTTGCACATTTTTGCCCTACACTGGGTGTTTCTTCCCAGACTACAGCAGCACCTTGATTCTTTTGTTGAAGGGTGGAACAACCATCCCCTAAGAACAGAGAGGAACCAGTCTCCTCAGCAGTTGTGGCACACAAACAGCAACAGTCCAGCCAGTCCAGATCCACCACAG GTGGATGAACTGTATGGTGTAGACTGGAGGGGCCCACCTGGTGATCGGGATTTAGCCCTGGTCATTCCTGAGGTGCAGCTTTCCAGGGTGCTATCTCAAGAGGAGTTGAGCAGACTTCCTCAACAGAACAGAACTAATGATGACTATGGAGTTGCTTCTTACATTCAGGCCCTTGGGTTACTTACTAACTGGTTTGGTTGA
- the LOC125801211 gene encoding uncharacterized protein LOC125801211 isoform X2, which yields MTRSKTLEIIPCPESGYTPLYLTTEAGVGSSILYVRPLQANLSMERISTPTSSGGPTIQCLYCKQFMRQASIPTHVDVCSRHNSDGRTGRHGNNRRREHIEAERTQDGIGRHQEREGRQQEREGRQQEREGRQQEREDRQQEREDGQQKETEDGNTTPGEMGNRNSTDNEHRDLRQRQSGSCTSEEWKTEPDITKAVDIYRHQLLKAAESEEDLTIKLNMGHSPEDRERAILQFYKAPNINWARNLTVVLQGDAALGDGVKRFFFSQTISKLQFGFELNIEGPGKTLFFLGEEDHQLPSTSKILLDSGLYVVAGRMIGHSILHGGPGLSSLTILACFS from the exons ATGACACGGTCCAAAACGCTTGAGATAATTCCATGTCCAGAGAGTGGATACACACCCTTGTATCTCACCACAGAGGCAGGGGTTGGTTCTTCAATCCTTTATGTGAGACCACTTCAAGCCAATCTTAGCATGGAAAGA ATATCTACTCCTACATCGTCAGGTGGTCCAACCATACAGTGCCTGTACTGCAAGCAATTCATGAGACAGGCATCCATCCCTACACATGTTGATGTTTGTTCAAG ACATAATTCAGACGGTAGGACAGGCAGGCATGGAAACAACAGACGAAGGGAGCATATAGAAGCTGAAAGGACTCAAGATGGTATTGGAAGGCACCAGGAAAGAGAGGGCAGACAACAGGAAAGAGAGGGCAGACAACAGGAAAGAGAGGGCAGACAACAGGAAAGAGAGGACAGACAACAGGAAAGAGAGGACGGACAACAAAAGGAGACAGAAGATGGGAACACCACTCCAGGGGAAATGGGAAATCGGAACAGTACAGACAATGAACATAGAGACTTGAggcagagacaaagtggtagttGCACTAGTGAAG AGTGGAAAACTGAGCCAGATATTACGAAAGCAGTTGACATTTACAGACATCAACTGTTGAAAGCTGCTGAGTCTGAGGAGGATCTGACAATCAAACTGAACATGGGACATAGTCCAGAGGACCGGGAGAGGGCTATTCTGCAGTTTTACAAAGCCCCCAACATAAACTGGGCCCGAAACCTTACTGTGGTTTTACAAG GTGATGCTGCATTGGGAGATGGCGTCAAAAGattctttttttcacaaacaatATCAAAACTACAGTTTGGTTTTGAACTGAACATAG aaggtCCTGggaaaacccttttttttcttgGAGAGGAAGATCACCAGTTGCCATCGACATCTAAAATTCTTCTAGACAGTGGACTCTATGTGGTTGCTGGACGAATGATAGGACACTCAATCCTGCATGGCGGCCCAGGATTGAGTAGTTTGA CAATTTTAGCATGTTTTTCATAA
- the LOC125801506 gene encoding uncharacterized protein LOC125801506 isoform X2 — protein sequence MHRWRIVIHGAIDGFSRLVVYLQASANNRADTVYKHFWQATQKYGIPSRERSDKGGENRDVASFMISTRGMNRSSHIAGRSVHNQRSLESEGILSPDNDLHIFALHWVFLPRLQQHLDSFVEGWNNHPLRTERNQSPQQLWHTNSNSPASPDPPQVDELYGVDWRGPPGDRDLALVIPEVQLSRVLSQEELSRLPQQNRTNDDYGVASYIQALGLLTNWFG from the exons ATGCACAGGTGGCGTATTGTCATACATGGAGCTATTGATGGCTTCAGCAGACTGGTGGTCTACCTGCAAGCTTCTGCCAACAATCGTGCAgacactgtttacaaacacttctGGCAGGCAACACAGAAATATGGCATCCCGTCACGAGAACGTAGTGACAAGGGAGGGGAGAACAGAGACGTTGCTTCCTTTATGATTAGTACCAGGGGAATGAACCGCAGTTCACACATTGCTGGGAGAAGCGTGCACAATCAAAG GAGTTTAGAGAGTGAGGGCATCCTGTCTCCAGACAATGACTTGCACATTTTTGCCCTACACTGGGTGTTTCTTCCCAGACTACAGCAGCACCTTGATTCTTTTGTTGAAGGGTGGAACAACCATCCCCTAAGAACAGAGAGGAACCAGTCTCCTCAGCAGTTGTGGCACACAAACAGCAACAGTCCAGCCAGTCCAGATCCACCACAG GTGGATGAACTGTATGGTGTAGACTGGAGGGGCCCACCTGGTGATCGGGATTTAGCCCTGGTCATTCCTGAGGTGCAGCTTTCCAGGGTGCTATCTCAAGAGGAGTTGAGCAGACTTCCTCAACAGAACAGAACTAATGATGACTATGGAGTTGCTTCTTACATTCAGGCCCTTGGGTTACTTACTAACTGGTTTGGTTGA